The genomic DNA TTATAGTTATGGAAGATAAAAAGTTTAAATTTGATGGAAATTTCAAGTTTGCTCATTTAGAAGATATTAGTTCTATAATTACAGAAAAAACGCCTACTCCTGATATAGTAGATATTTTATCAGAATTTAATGTAAATGTTTTATAAGTTTAATTATATGTTTTATAGGATTTCTTATAAATATAAATTTTTATTTGATAAATATTCTTAAAAACATATTTCTATAATATTTATTTTATCCTTAGTATCTATTTTTTAAAATCTAGTTCTATAACATCTACTTTATCCTTATGTCTATTTATAAAACTAATTTGAAATAGACTTTCTAAATCTAATACAGTTATTTTTAGAAAGTCTATTTCCTTAAATAAACTATTTAATATTACTGGCTACTTTTTATATGAATACAATAATTTGTTATTCATAAATAAAAGCTTATTTCATTTCATTCTTCATTTGCTTCTCTAATTCTTTAGAAAATTTCTTTTGTTCATATCTTTCCATCATTTCATCTTTTTTTATTTCTAAGTTTACCATAGCACCTTGTGCATCATCTTTCAAATCTTCAGCTGTATTTTTCATAACATAAGCTGTCTTTTTAACACCTTCTTTTAAATCTTCTTTCATATTTTTCATATCTCTTTTTAATCTATCCATCAAAACTACCTCCTCTGTAAATATAATACTTCCTATATTTATTTTTCCCAAAGTACATATATTTATTTGTAATATCAATTATAATTTTTAAGTCTTAAATATAGTTTAAACTATCTAAATCTATACATTTCAATAAATTAAATATTTTTTATTTCAAAATAAAAATAACACTAAGCATAGATTATATGCTCGGTGTTATTTTTTAAATTCATAGTAACTTAATTGTTGGGTTACTATAATGATGACTTATATGGAGGATGTAAGGAAATCTCATCATTATAGTTGGTGTATTTTATGGTTTTAAGCTTCTTTATATTTATATAATACAGTTTCATTATGAATTTTTTGTGATTTTAAAATGAACTATTATTGAAAGTTATATATTCTTTATAATAAGTAATTAATTTTTAAATTCTACTGTGAATACTACAGAGTTTTCTTTGTTTTTTATGCTATAATCAAACCCATGACTTTTAAAAATTTGGCTGACTATATAAAGTCCAAGTCCACTTCCTCCAGTTTTTCTTGAACGAGATTTTTCTATTCTATAAAATGGATTAAATATTTCTTCTAAATAACGTTTCTCGATAGTTACACCAGTATTTTCAATTTCTAAAACCACTCTTTGATTAGAAGTCTTTTTACTTATTCGTTTATTTTTATCATAGAGTCTAATTATAAGCTCTGATTCTTCAGGAGAATATTTTATGGCATTATTTATTATATTATTGATTGCCTTAGTTATTCTCTCTTGGTCTGCCTTAATTTCCAAATTTTCTTCTATTTTTAAAATAGTTTTCATATGTTTTTCTTCTATTAAAAATACTTGTCTCTTTACAAGTCTATTTAATAATTCACTTATATTTATTGATACCAATTTCAAATCTTTTTCAAGTATTTCTGATTTTGAAACCTCTATCATTTCATTTACTAAATCTTTTAATTCTTGTGTACACTCATACGATTTTTTCAGATAAGTATCCCTATCCTTATACTTACCTACACTATAAATCATACCTTCAATTTGACCACTTATTATGGTTATTGGAGTTTTTAGTTCATGTGATATTGTAGCAACAAAATCCTTCCTTCTATATTCCTGTTCTCTCTCACTCTCTATTATGTTTATAAGAGGCTTTGTTATTACAATTGAATATATATATGCTCCAATAATCGCTATCAATATTGCTATTGATATGATGTATGGCATTAGTTTTCTTATAACTTCGTTTGCTTCGTCAATTGGTTGTAATGGCATAACGAGTTCTAAAGTATATGGACCATCTTTTGCATCTTTAGTATATATAGGTATAGAAGTTCTATACTCATCCTCAAGACTATTAATCATGTACTTACTATATCTTAAAATAACTACTTCATTCTTACCATATACAATTTTACCTTGGTTATCTTTTAATAAAATAGCCAAATTTTGGTCTTTAGCCATATAATAAAGTCTTTCTTCTAAAGTATATGTATCGAAATGAATTGAACTATCTACTAAAGATTTCAAACTTTCTTGAAGAGACTCAATTTTATACTCATGATAATATGATGGCAATAAAAAATATAAAATTAGATATATTATTAAAGCTAATGCTATTAATAATGATGTCGTTATTGAAAATAACTTATACTTTATACTTAACTTTTCCCACTTATCAAATATCCTTCTCAAGTGTATATCCTATTCCTTTTACAGTTTTAATATATGGTAATGATATTTTTTTTCTTATATTTTTTATATGTGCATCAACAATCCTAGTATCTCCATAATAGTCATAACCCCATATACTATCCAAAAGACCTTCCCTAGTTATAACTTGTGGATACTTTTCTATCAAAGCTTTTAATATATTAAACTCTTTTAGTGTAAGTTCTATAGGTTCTCCATCTATCTCTGCAATATATGTGTTTAAATCTAATTTTAATTTTTCAAAAACTATAAATTTGTCATTTATAGTCTTGTTACTTCGCCTTAAAATTGCTTCTACTCTTTTTATAAGAAGATTAAATGAAAATGGTTTTGTTATATAATCATCACATTCTAAGTCAAACCCTTTAAGTTGGTCTCCTTCATCATTTAAAGCAGTTAAAAATATAATTGGAACGCTCGATGACTTTCTTATCATTTTACAAACTCCATAACCATCTAAGTTTGGCATCATTATATCTAATATGACTAAATCATAACTTCCTTGCTTAAACTTTTGTATACCTTCCAACCCATCATTTGCTGTATCAACTTGATAACCTTCTGCACTTAAAAATTCTGATATTAACTCTTGTATATTTGAATCATCTTCAATTACAAGTATTGACGAATTCATTCTATCAATCCTTTCTATTTTATTTAAAATTTCGTATATTACTTATATTTTATCTTATTGTTGTGAATTTTACATGAAAAAAGAGCTATCTTAATTTGTAAATTAATCCTTTTAATTTAAAGATAGCTCTTTTGGATACATTTTATTTAATTTATTAATCTAATCTCTCTTATATGCCTTGAAGTTTTTAAGTCTAAGTGCATTTGATACGACTGAAACTGAACTTAAGCTCATTGCTTCTGCTGCAATCATTGGGTTTAATAAAGGTCCTCCAAATACATATAATATTCCTGCTGCTACAGGTATACCAATTGTATTATATCCAAATGCCCAAAATAGGTTTTGTTTTATATTTTTTATAGTTTCATGACTAAGTTTAATTGCTGTTGGAACATCAATTAAATCACTCTTCATAAGTACTATATCCGCAGATTCAATGGCTACATCCGTTCCACTTCCTATTGCTATCCCTATATCTGCTTTTGCAAGAGCTGGGGCATCATTTATTCCATCCCCTACCATTGCAACAAACTTTCCTTGATTTTGTAGTTTTTCAACTTCTTTTGACTTATCTTCTGGTAAAACCTCTGCCAAAACCATATCTATACCTACTTGATTTGCTATAGCATTTGCAGTTTTCGCATTATCTCCAGTTACCATTGCAACTTTTATTCCCATATCATGAAGTATTTCTATTGCTTTTTTACTACTTTCTTTGACTACATCTGCAACTGCTATTATACCTGATAAATTTCCATCTACAGCTATATACATAGGTGTTTTACCTTGGCTTGCCAATATATTTGATTTTTCTTCTAAATCCCCAAGCTTTATATTATTGTCATTCATAAGCTTTCTATTTCCAAGTAATATACTTTCATCATTAATAGTAACTTGTATACCAGCACCTGGTATGGCTTTAAAATTATCAACTTTTTCAAATTTTATATTCTTCTCTTCTCCATACTTAACTATTGCTTCTCCAAGAGGATGCTCTGAACCTTTTTCTGCACTTGAAGCAATCTTGATAAGATATTCTTCTTTTACATTATTATTTAATACTATATCTGTTACTTTTGGCTTTCCTTCTGTTATAGTACCTGTTTTATCAAATATCACTGTATTTACTTTATGTGCAGATTCTAGTGCCTCTCCACCTTTTATCAAGATTCCATTTTCTGCGCCCTTTCCAGTCCCAACCATTATAGCAGTTGGTGTTGCTAATCCTAATGCACAAGGACAAGCAATTACAAGTACTGATATAAATATAGTAAGTACAAATACTATATCTTTTCCTCCTATTAAAAACCACAATAATGATGCAACTACAGCTATTGCAATTACTATTGGTACAAAATATCCAGATACAGTATCGGCAAGTTTAGCAATAGGTGCTTTTGTACCTTGTGCATCTTCAACTAACTTTATTATTTGGGCAAGAGCAGTATCTCCACCAATTTTTTCAGCCTTAAACTTAATAACACCATTTTTATTAATACTAGCTCCTGTCACCTTACTTCCAACATTCTTTTCTACTGGTATACTTTCACCTGTAAGCATTGATTCATCAACTGATGTATATCCTTCTATTACAACTCCATCCACGGGTATTTTAGTTCCTGGTTTTACTAATAGTATATCTCCTATCTCTACTTCTTCTATAGGAGTTTCAACTTCTTTACCATCAACTAACACTATTGCAGTTTTAGGTTGTAGCCCCATAAGCTTTTTAATTGCTTCTGATGTTTTTCCTTTTGATTTTGATTCTAAATATTTACCAAGTAAGATAAGTGCTATTAT from Clostridioides difficile ATCC 9689 = DSM 1296 includes the following:
- a CDS encoding response regulator transcription factor; amino-acid sequence: MNSSILVIEDDSNIQELISEFLSAEGYQVDTANDGLEGIQKFKQGSYDLVILDIMMPNLDGYGVCKMIRKSSSVPIIFLTALNDEGDQLKGFDLECDDYITKPFSFNLLIKRVEAILRRSNKTINDKFIVFEKLKLDLNTYIAEIDGEPIELTLKEFNILKALIEKYPQVITREGLLDSIWGYDYYGDTRIVDAHIKNIRKKISLPYIKTVKGIGYTLEKDI
- a CDS encoding sensor histidine kinase, which codes for MRRIFDKWEKLSIKYKLFSITTSLLIALALIIYLILYFLLPSYYHEYKIESLQESLKSLVDSSIHFDTYTLEERLYYMAKDQNLAILLKDNQGKIVYGKNEVVILRYSKYMINSLEDEYRTSIPIYTKDAKDGPYTLELVMPLQPIDEANEVIRKLMPYIISIAILIAIIGAYIYSIVITKPLINIIESEREQEYRRKDFVATISHELKTPITIISGQIEGMIYSVGKYKDRDTYLKKSYECTQELKDLVNEMIEVSKSEILEKDLKLVSINISELLNRLVKRQVFLIEEKHMKTILKIEENLEIKADQERITKAINNIINNAIKYSPEESELIIRLYDKNKRISKKTSNQRVVLEIENTGVTIEKRYLEEIFNPFYRIEKSRSRKTGGSGLGLYIVSQIFKSHGFDYSIKNKENSVVFTVEFKN
- a CDS encoding heavy metal translocating P-type ATPase produces the protein MSSNKVVESYKITGMTCAACAKAVERVTKKMDGVYDQSVNIATEKLKIEYDNSKVNFDDIKQVVEKAGYGIIKEESNKKIDMKIDGMTCAACAKAVERVVKKLDGVESISVNIATDKANIDYDPSKVKLSQIKAAIEKAGYKPIEEVRNKVDVDEDKLRKEREMKSLFVKFIVAIVFAVPLFYIAMGPMIIKPIGPWPLPEIINPMTNTFNYALIQLILVIPVMIAGYKFYINGFKSLFSLSPNMDSLVAIGTLAAFLYSLYTTLQIANGQIQGMHHHQLYYESAGIIIALILLGKYLESKSKGKTSEAIKKLMGLQPKTAIVLVDGKEVETPIEEVEIGDILLVKPGTKIPVDGVVIEGYTSVDESMLTGESIPVEKNVGSKVTGASINKNGVIKFKAEKIGGDTALAQIIKLVEDAQGTKAPIAKLADTVSGYFVPIVIAIAVVASLLWFLIGGKDIVFVLTIFISVLVIACPCALGLATPTAIMVGTGKGAENGILIKGGEALESAHKVNTVIFDKTGTITEGKPKVTDIVLNNNVKEEYLIKIASSAEKGSEHPLGEAIVKYGEEKNIKFEKVDNFKAIPGAGIQVTINDESILLGNRKLMNDNNIKLGDLEEKSNILASQGKTPMYIAVDGNLSGIIAVADVVKESSKKAIEILHDMGIKVAMVTGDNAKTANAIANQVGIDMVLAEVLPEDKSKEVEKLQNQGKFVAMVGDGINDAPALAKADIGIAIGSGTDVAIESADIVLMKSDLIDVPTAIKLSHETIKNIKQNLFWAFGYNTIGIPVAAGILYVFGGPLLNPMIAAEAMSLSSVSVVSNALRLKNFKAYKRD